The Flavobacterium sp. HJ-32-4 genome contains a region encoding:
- a CDS encoding DUF72 domain-containing protein → MIFGKVDDPGLVDFTLPVDAPETKGVLSKGNPKAFEAFVGCAKWNRTDLKGFYPRGTKDELTYYATQFNSIELNATFYGMPKWEQVEAWRDKTPEGFRFFPKVSDLITHYRRLNNVEEPISTFANAVSNFGDKLGMAFLQLHDNFKPKDFAKLEAALRMFPAGFPLAVEVRNGEWFADKTTLDAFCGLLSELGMANIIVDTAGRRDMLHMRLTTPVAFVRYVGANHPSDVPRLDEWVERIADWKKQGLEKLYFFVHQNIEKESPLLSSYFIERLNAAIGTDLKIPARQVAQQSELF, encoded by the coding sequence ATGATATTCGGAAAAGTGGACGACCCCGGGCTCGTCGATTTCACCCTGCCGGTGGACGCACCGGAAACCAAAGGCGTGCTGTCAAAAGGCAATCCCAAGGCGTTTGAAGCGTTTGTGGGCTGCGCCAAGTGGAACCGCACCGACCTGAAAGGGTTTTATCCCCGCGGCACAAAAGACGAGCTGACGTATTACGCCACCCAGTTCAACTCGATTGAGCTCAATGCGACCTTTTACGGCATGCCAAAATGGGAGCAGGTAGAAGCGTGGCGCGATAAAACGCCGGAGGGGTTTCGGTTTTTTCCAAAAGTAAGCGACCTGATCACCCATTACCGTAGGCTGAATAACGTAGAGGAACCCATCAGCACGTTTGCCAATGCGGTCAGCAATTTCGGCGATAAGCTCGGAATGGCGTTCCTGCAATTGCACGACAATTTCAAACCGAAGGATTTTGCGAAACTCGAGGCGGCGCTGCGAATGTTTCCGGCCGGTTTTCCGTTGGCGGTGGAAGTACGCAATGGCGAATGGTTCGCCGATAAAACCACACTCGATGCCTTCTGTGGTTTGTTGTCGGAACTCGGCATGGCCAACATCATCGTCGATACAGCGGGTCGGCGCGACATGCTGCATATGCGGCTGACGACGCCCGTGGCTTTTGTGCGGTATGTGGGTGCTAACCATCCGTCAGACGTCCCGCGTTTGGACGAGTGGGTGGAACGCATTGCCGATTGGAAAAAGCAGGGACTCGAAAAGCTGTATTTCTTCGTGCACCAAAATATTGAGAAGGAGTCGCCGTTGTTGTCGTCTTATTTCATCGAGCGACTAAATGCCGCGATTGGCACCGATTTGAAGATTCCGGCGCGGCAGGTGGCGCAGCAGTCGGAGTTGTTTTAG
- the rpe gene encoding ribulose-phosphate 3-epimerase, with product MSKTLIAPSVLAADFANLQRDIEMINASEADWFHIDIMDGVFVPNISFGMPVLESTVKYMKKVVDVHLMIVDPDRYIKTFAALGTHNLTVHYEACTHLHRTLQAIKAEGMKAGVALNPHTPVALLEDVIKDIDLVCVMSVNPGFGGQSFIENTYDKVRKLKALITSKGASTLIEIDGGVNAGNAKALVEAGADVLVAGNFVFRSEDPVATVASLRQLLA from the coding sequence ATGTCCAAAACTCTTATTGCGCCGTCTGTTCTGGCGGCTGATTTCGCCAATCTGCAACGCGACATCGAGATGATCAACGCCAGTGAGGCTGATTGGTTTCACATCGATATCATGGATGGGGTTTTCGTGCCCAACATTTCCTTCGGGATGCCGGTGCTCGAATCGACCGTCAAATACATGAAAAAAGTCGTAGATGTCCACCTCATGATTGTCGACCCCGACCGTTACATCAAGACTTTTGCCGCACTGGGCACGCATAACCTGACGGTGCATTACGAAGCCTGTACACATCTTCACCGCACCCTACAGGCCATCAAGGCAGAAGGCATGAAAGCGGGTGTGGCGTTGAATCCCCACACTCCGGTTGCGCTGTTGGAAGACGTCATCAAGGACATCGACCTTGTCTGCGTCATGAGTGTCAACCCTGGGTTCGGAGGGCAGTCTTTTATAGAGAACACCTATGATAAGGTTCGCAAACTGAAAGCCCTCATTACAAGCAAAGGCGCGTCAACGCTTATCGAAATCGACGGTGGGGTGAATGCCGGAAACGCGAAGGCCCTGGTCGAAGCCGGTGCTGATGTGCTTGTTGCGGGGAATTTCGTTTTCCGTTCTGAAGATCCGGTGGCAACAGTGGCGTCGCTACGTCAATTGCTGGCGTAA
- a CDS encoding RNA polymerase sigma factor RpoD/SigA, with protein MRQLKITKQVTNRETASLDKYLQEIGKVDLITADEEVELAQKIKAGDQKALEKLTKANLRFVVSVAKQYQNQGLTLPDLINEGNLGLIKAAQRFDETRGFKFISYAVWWIRQSILQALAEQSRIVRLPLNKIGSINKINKMYALLEQSNERPPSAEEIAKELDMTVNDVKESMKNSGRHLSMDAPLVEGEDSNLYDVLRSGESPNPDRELIHESLRTEIERSLETLTPREADVVRLYFGLGDQHPMTLEEIGETFDLTRERVRQIKEKAIRRLKHTSRSKILKTYLG; from the coding sequence ATGAGACAACTTAAGATTACCAAGCAGGTAACCAACCGGGAGACTGCTTCACTTGACAAGTACCTACAGGAAATCGGGAAAGTCGATCTTATCACCGCTGACGAAGAGGTGGAACTCGCACAAAAGATCAAGGCCGGAGACCAGAAAGCGTTGGAGAAGCTGACAAAAGCCAACCTTCGTTTCGTGGTATCCGTTGCCAAGCAATACCAAAACCAGGGATTGACGCTTCCCGATCTGATCAACGAAGGAAACCTTGGATTGATCAAAGCTGCGCAGCGCTTCGACGAAACCCGCGGTTTTAAATTCATTTCGTATGCGGTTTGGTGGATCCGTCAATCGATTCTTCAGGCGTTGGCCGAACAATCGCGTATTGTGCGTTTGCCGCTGAACAAAATCGGATCGATCAATAAGATCAACAAGATGTATGCGTTGCTCGAGCAATCGAACGAGCGTCCACCATCCGCGGAAGAAATCGCGAAAGAACTCGACATGACCGTCAACGACGTGAAGGAGAGTATGAAGAATTCCGGACGTCACCTGTCAATGGATGCGCCGTTGGTAGAAGGCGAGGATTCGAACCTGTATGATGTATTGCGTTCAGGCGAGTCTCCTAACCCCGACCGTGAACTGATCCACGAATCACTGCGGACGGAAATCGAGCGTTCGCTTGAAACGCTTACACCGCGTGAAGCGGATGTGGTGCGTCTGTATTTCGGATTGGGTGACCAACATCCGATGACACTTGAGGAGATTGGCGAGACCTTCGACCTCACGCGCGAGCGTGTGCGCCAGATCAAGGAGAAGGCTATCCGGAGGTTGAAACACACCTCACGCAGCAAAATCCTGAAGACCTACCTGGGATAA
- a CDS encoding LA_2272 family surface repeat-containing protein, producing the protein MKKILLLALLIAGSASAQDSLPGHIQRGFSLSPISRKVSRVDGWVLGVGHYRSKLIERQTVNGLNTELSPTGAAFVLAGIVRVMYLSKRGEIPIIDSLPAAAPTFIRVNGINVSTGGFIEEGAEVRGLNLSTATLLNRMQGVSVSALAVGAVRVDGFTISPFSSIRHLNGGSISLTNSAWEVRGTQIGLLNMTRELRGLQLGAINSARSSRYGFQIGLINRTHRGFQLGLLNINKKRVLPLLNW; encoded by the coding sequence ATGAAAAAAATCCTCCTTTTGGCACTCCTCATAGCAGGTAGTGCAAGCGCACAAGACAGCTTACCGGGCCATATACAGCGCGGGTTCAGCCTATCGCCCATTTCCCGTAAGGTAAGCCGTGTCGACGGATGGGTGCTGGGCGTCGGCCATTATCGCAGTAAACTGATCGAACGGCAAACCGTAAACGGCCTCAACACCGAATTGAGTCCGACCGGCGCGGCCTTCGTACTCGCCGGGATCGTTAGGGTTATGTACCTGAGCAAACGGGGTGAAATTCCCATCATTGACAGCCTTCCGGCGGCGGCGCCAACGTTTATCCGGGTCAATGGAATCAATGTAAGTACGGGTGGATTTATCGAAGAAGGTGCGGAGGTGCGCGGACTCAACCTCTCGACCGCTACCCTCCTGAACCGGATGCAGGGTGTTTCCGTATCGGCACTTGCCGTTGGAGCAGTTCGGGTAGACGGATTCACCATCAGTCCGTTCTCCTCCATCCGGCACCTGAACGGAGGCTCTATTTCCCTCACCAACAGCGCCTGGGAGGTACGGGGCACGCAAATAGGGCTCCTCAACATGACCCGTGAATTGCGTGGGCTACAGCTGGGAGCCATCAACTCAGCCCGTTCGTCGCGATATGGCTTCCAGATTGGGCTGATCAACCGCACCCATCGCGGGTTTCAGCTAGGCTTGTTGAACATCAATAAAAAACGGGTACTACCCCTCTTAAACTGGTAA
- a CDS encoding RNA polymerase sigma factor, with translation MDLDNIIKGCMDGDRKAREALYGRYRNTLFALSLKYCANLEEAEDNLHNAFVEIFTNIRSFANKGSFEGWMKRITIHKAIDSYRKTFGLVALPDKLPDDTTVDEDEMDVSLDRLLELVQRLPNQYRLVFCLYELDDYSHKEIASMLDITEGTSKSNLHKAKALLKRELQQTPINPKKVSNGK, from the coding sequence TTGGATCTCGATAACATCATAAAAGGCTGTATGGACGGCGACCGAAAGGCGCGGGAAGCACTCTATGGACGCTACCGAAATACGCTCTTCGCGCTCAGCCTGAAGTATTGCGCCAACCTGGAAGAAGCCGAAGACAACCTGCACAACGCGTTCGTCGAGATCTTCACCAACATCCGAAGCTTTGCAAACAAAGGGTCGTTTGAGGGATGGATGAAACGGATCACCATCCACAAAGCAATTGACAGTTACCGCAAAACCTTTGGACTCGTCGCCCTGCCTGACAAGCTCCCGGATGACACCACGGTAGATGAAGACGAGATGGACGTGTCGCTTGACCGGTTGTTGGAACTCGTGCAACGTCTTCCCAACCAGTACCGGCTGGTATTCTGCCTTTATGAGTTGGACGATTATTCGCATAAGGAAATCGCCTCAATGCTGGATATTACAGAGGGCACCTCAAAATCAAACCTACACAAGGCCAAGGCTTTGTTGAAAAGAGAGTTACAGCAAACTCCCATTAACCCTAAAAAGGTGAGCAATGGAAAATAA
- a CDS encoding C1 family peptidase, translating to MKLRLLVAIFIAFSALSCETEPVGSRTRPPDNVNPIDWEPEPEEENPPIDPETPIETEVAQNDPKNCGLNDAGCASITEPALPLPVFEIPPDLPVLFDLSADMPPVRSQGAQGSCVAWATTYYLKSYQEKIQYGHVFTTFDQVMSPAYVYNQAKEAGGCDVGTCIENALHVLKAQGACTWAYFPYNPSVCTYQPGSVARTEAEAHKISDYYAVYPLAETGSFTTRNVVKAMIATQMPVVIGMKLDQSFRAATPRDADNRFVYLHCDSTQLVGSHAMLVVGYDDDLAAFKVVNSWGTDWGNEGYCWVSYDFFRQASDPDYEYGLLGAYIAYDAI from the coding sequence ATGAAACTACGTCTCCTGGTTGCCATCTTCATCGCATTTTCAGCCCTAAGCTGTGAAACCGAACCCGTGGGAAGCCGCACGCGCCCACCCGATAACGTCAATCCGATTGACTGGGAGCCGGAGCCGGAGGAAGAAAATCCACCCATCGATCCCGAAACGCCTATTGAGACGGAAGTTGCACAAAACGACCCGAAAAACTGTGGCCTCAATGACGCAGGCTGCGCGAGCATTACCGAGCCCGCGCTGCCGCTACCGGTTTTTGAGATTCCGCCCGACCTCCCGGTGCTGTTTGACCTCAGTGCCGATATGCCGCCCGTGCGAAGCCAGGGGGCGCAGGGAAGCTGCGTGGCGTGGGCCACGACCTATTACCTAAAAAGCTATCAGGAAAAAATCCAATATGGCCATGTGTTTACCACCTTCGACCAGGTGATGAGTCCGGCGTATGTTTATAACCAGGCGAAAGAAGCCGGCGGTTGCGATGTGGGCACCTGCATCGAGAACGCACTCCATGTATTGAAAGCACAAGGGGCCTGCACATGGGCGTATTTTCCGTACAACCCTTCCGTATGCACCTACCAGCCCGGAAGCGTGGCACGAACCGAGGCCGAGGCCCATAAAATTAGTGACTATTACGCGGTCTACCCGCTTGCGGAAACCGGTTCCTTCACAACCCGCAATGTCGTAAAGGCGATGATCGCTACGCAGATGCCGGTGGTCATCGGTATGAAACTCGACCAGTCGTTCCGGGCGGCCACACCCCGGGATGCCGACAACCGCTTCGTGTACCTCCATTGCGACAGCACGCAACTTGTCGGCTCACACGCCATGCTCGTGGTGGGGTACGACGACGACCTGGCCGCGTTCAAGGTGGTGAACTCATGGGGAACCGACTGGGGCAACGAAGGTTACTGCTGGGTGAGTTATGATTTCTTCCGACAAGCCTCCGATCCTGACTATGAATACGGCCTTTTAGGCGCTTATATCGCGTATGACGCAATTTAA